Genomic segment of Natranaerobius trueperi:
ATTTTTTTCAAGAAAACTTTTAGCTTTCTCTTCAATAGTTACTTTAAGATCAATAATAAACCTCTCCCTCTGTTTAACTTTACTCTATAAGTTTATGTTAAAGATATTTGCTAATTATGTCAAGGTAACTAGATTTAGGTGTATACTAACTAAAGACCCAGTACAAAATTAGGACCTTTTATTAGAAAAGTTAACGTAGTTTAGTTGGAACAAATATATCTACAATTCCAATTGCAAAGGCAGCTAACATAGCCCCTAAAATACCTACTGACATATCTGTCACTATAAATTGAGCCATATAAATCACTATCGCCGCTACAATAAATGATACTACTCCTCTTCCATTAGGTGATGCATTTTCACCAATCAAATATTCTGCACCTTGACTTAAGAGAGCTATAACCACAGCTGCTAAAAGTGCACTACCAAATCCCACCACTGCAAAGCCAGGTAAAATAAAACTTAAAACCATTAATACTAAAGCTGAAATAATAAAACGAACAACTAATCGTAACAAATAATTCCTCCCATATAAAATTTATTTAATACTTTGATATAGTATTAACGTGTTAATTTAATTTTATGTATAATCATTTGTATTGATCTTCTGTCTTATAAAATTAGAACTACAGGAAAAATTATTATTAAATGCATTAATCCTCTTTTCTATTCACTTGAATTTTAAAAGAATTACTTCTAATAAACATAAAAAAAAGCGAGGTTAAAAAAACCCCGCGGTCATAATGGTGGGTCTGGTAGGGATCGAACCTACGTCCTCTTCCGCGTCAAGGAAGCGCTCTCCCACTGAGCTACAGACCCATATTTACTATCACTTTATCTAAGTGACAGTAAATAATATAGCATATATAGAAAAATTTATCAAGAGTTTTAATAAGAGATTTCAATCCAATTAGAACTAGGTACATGATATAAAAAACTATTTCCGCTATGATCTCCGTAGATTTCATTAATAGCACGTCTATATACTTCAATTTGTGTACGATATCTCTCAGCTAGTTTATTTAATTCTTTAGAGATATTCTTACTATATAATTTATCTGTTTTAAAATCTATCAGATAATAAGATCCATTGTCCCAAAATAAAAAGTCAATAACACCTTGAACAACAACTATTTCATTACACTCTTCAAGTTGAGTATAAACTTGATCTGCAGGTATTCCTATTGTAAATGGCATTTCTCTAACTAAATTGTCAGGTTTATTAAGTATTTTTTCACCTAAATTAGACTCGAAGAATTTAGTAATAGATTCTTCTGATATCGACTCGCGTTCCTTAATTGAAAGTATTTCTTTATTCACTAAATGATCTAAATAGCTAGATATAAACTCTATAGATGTTATATCCTCATCTAATGGAAGGTGCTGAAATGCTAAGTGAACACTAGTACCTTTTTCTGCTCCAGTTAAGCCATGTTCTTCTTTCATGAAATTTGGTTGGTTTGCTGCTTTTTTAGTAATTGAAGTAGCAGCAGTCTCAGACATCGTTTCCTTAGACAAAGTATTTCTTTTTGCAATTTCTGTTACAGACATTTTCCCTGGTAATTGCGTTACTTCTTTGTATGGATAGCTAAAATTCAATCTGTTTTTTAATTCTTTATTACTTAGAGATGTAGTTACCTGATAATCTTCTGTATTATCAATAGGCTCTTTTTCTAGACAGAAGTTAAGATGTGATTTCCATTGCCTTTTGTTTTCTGTTGATTGATTTATAATTGGTATTTCATCCCATATTTGATAGTCAAGTTCTGATTCATCATGTAAGTTAGGTAAAATCCAATCTAAGTAACATTTTGCTGAACTCGGATCTTTCCTAACAGCTAATTTATCTCTCACGTTTTTTTCTGAACCAACTAAATAAAGTTTCTCTTCAGCTCTAGTCATTGCAACATATAGAACGCGCATTTCTTCAGCTAGTGTTTCTGATTGTAAACAACCACTGATAGCATGGTGAGCTACTGTAGGAAATTTAATGCGCTTATTTAGATCAACCAATTTAGGCCCTAATCCATAGTCTTTATGAAGTAATAAATCACCATACTGATCTAAAAAGTTAAAGTCTTTTCCAAGTCCCATTATGAAGACTAGTGGAAATTCTAAACCTTTACTTTTATGAATACTCATAAATCTTACGACATTCTCATTTTCACTAACAGCTTTAGCTTTACCTAAATCAAAATCTTGTTCAATTAATTTCTCAATAAAGTTTAAAAATTTCACAAGACCTGACTGTGTAAAACTATCAAATTGTAAGGCTCTATCATAAAAGCTCCATAAGTTAGCTTGTCTTTCTCTTCCAGAGGAAAATCCGGCCACATAATCTAAATAGCCAGTTGTTTGATAAATGTCCCAAATTAATTCAGAAAGTGCTTTTTCACGAGAAACAGTGCGCCATCTTTCAAGGTTATCTAAAAAATTAGCTAGTTTTTCTTTAAGATCATCAGAAATAAATTGTTGATCATTTTCTTCACATTTAATTTTACCTGATGCCTTAAGGAGAGCATCATAATAGTCACCGTATTTATTAGTTAACCTAATAGACATCAATTCATCACCAGTTAAACCTATAAGTGGAGAACGAAGTACCCCAGCAAGTGGTATTTCTTGTCTAGGATTATCTATTATTTTTAAAAGTGACAACATTACTTGGATTTCTTGTGTTGCAAAGTAACCTGTATCTAGTTCAGCATATAAAGGAATTTCTAGTTTTTGAAAAATAGATGCCACTTGCTCAGCTTGTTCTTTAGTCTTTCTAGATAAAATTACACAATCTTGATATTGTATTGGTCTATAATCTCTTAATTTTTTATCAAATACTTGATAACCTTCTTCCATTAATTCTATGATCTTACTAGCTATAAGATAAGCTTCTCGTTCAGAATCCTGCTCATCATACTCTTCATCTGTATTTTTTTCTAATAAATGAACTTCTGTATTATCAGTAATAATTTTTTTATCACTAAACTCTTCTCGTTTAGGGCCCGAAGCTTTTAATTTTACCGTATCATCATAGGTTAGACCAGATAGTTTTTTCTCCATAATGTTTTCAAATAAATAATTAACTCCACGAATAACATTACTCGCTGATCTAAAATTATCCTGTAATTCAATAACTATACCTTCGTCATTATCGTTTAGATAATTATTGTATTTACTTAAAAATAATCCAGGTTCAGCCATTCGAAAGCGATAGATACTCTGCTTAACATCACCTACCATAAATAGATCAGGATGATCAGGTTCTTTCCCTGTTAGTTCTTCTATAATAGCATTTTGTACCTCATTAATGTCTTGATATTCGTCAACCATTACTTGAGTGTACTGTTCTCGTAACTCTTCAGCAACTTTAGGATACTCTGTCAACAATTCATACGTATAGCTCTCTAAGTCCGAAAAGTCCATAATCCCTAAATTCTTTTTGGCGTGTTTAAAACGTTCATCTAATTGCTTTACCATATCAACTAGTTCACAAACTAACGGCCCTACAGCTTTTAAATCTTCTAATAGCTCTTTTTGATTTCTTGCAAAATAACGTTTTTTCAGTTCTTCAAGTTCTGACTTTGCACTATCTCGTAAAACATCTTTAACTTCTTTTTTGAGATTTTCATCAACTGCATCCTGTTTAGTAATACGTGGAAGTTTAGTAAATGTAAAACTAGCAAACTTTTCTGTCAACAGATCCCAATTAAAGTCACTACTTACAAGATGTTTAAATTCTTTGATCTTTTTTAATTCATCCTCGAGTTGTTCTGCATATTTATATGGCCCTGCAGGCTCGTCACATAATTTTAGTGCACTTTCTATGTTTTTAATCGCTCTTGTTAAAGAGTTCTCTATTTCATCTTTAATAGCTATAAAAAAAGTAGTATCTTTTAGAGCCATATCGTCTTCAATTTGAAAGTGTTTTTTAACTTGTTCTAACCACTTATATGGCTGTGGGTAGCTTCTAGAAAAATTGTGAAGAGTAAGGACCATTTTCTTTAGATGTTCATCACCCTTATCACCACCATAAGAATCAACTAATTGATAAAACAATGTTTCACCTTTTGCATATTTATCCTCTAGAAATTCTTCCATCACTTGATGCCTTAAAAGTTTTACATCATAATCATTCCCTACAGCAAACCCTGGGTCTATATCTAGATAATAAAAGTAATGTTTTAATGTTTCTAAGCAAAAGGAATGCAAAGTAGAGATAGAAGCTTTGTTCAACAGATACAATTGTTTTTTTAGATGTTTATTATCTGGATCTTTCTCTAAAGATTTTTTTAACTCACGTCCTATTCTTTCTCTCATTTCATTAGCTGCTTTTTCCGTAAAAGTTACTACTAGTAAGCTATCTACAGATAACGGGTCTTCTGACATTTTCAAACGAGCTATAATGCGCTCTACTAATACAGCTGTTTTACCCGCTCCCGCTCCTGCAGAAACTAACATATGGTGATGGTTGTCCGTAATAACACTTGCCTGTTTTTCAGTCCAACCAGCTTTTTTATATAGTTCCTTCAACTATTTACTCCTCCCTTCAGAGCTCTTGACATCCTCTATTATTTGAGACAGATAATCTTTTGCTTTAGGTAAATGCCAAAATTCATGTTCTTCAAAGTTTAGATCAAATTGACATACTGAAAGATAATCACAAAAAGTACAAGCTTTGAAGTTTTTATCTTTAAAGGGATATGGCGTTATTTCCCCAGAAATAATTTTTTGACCTAACTCTGTAAGTTTGGTTTCTATAAATTTCATCACTTCTTCAAATTGGGTCTGGTCGAGTACTTTACTATATTTATAAAAGCCATTATCTTTTTTTAGTTTATAAGGAAGTAACTCTTGTGAATCTTCATCTTCTTTTGTCATTGAATCTAACAACTCTACATCGTCTAATAGATAACCTTTCATACTTAATGTAGACTTTATCTGATTATCTGCTTTTTGTTTAGAAATCGGAGCTTCTGTAGGAATAATCGGATTTTCTACTCCAAAATAAAGCATACCAGCTGGGTATACCTCTTCATTGAATAGTTCCTTACTTTGTTTTAAGGTAACTAATAGATATGTCGCTAATTGTAAATCTAGTCCAAAATAGAGTTGTTTTAGATCTAACCCCCTAGAAGACCCTTTATAATCTATGACACGCACATAGGTTTCATCACCTTTTTGTCCTTTATCTACACGATCTATTCTACCTCTAAGCTTTAGTGAATGATCACATGACAGAGGAATTTCTAAAGGTGATAATTCTTCACCCTCACCAAAACCAATC
This window contains:
- the addA gene encoding helicase-exonuclease AddAB subunit AddA is translated as MKELYKKAGWTEKQASVITDNHHHMLVSAGAGAGKTAVLVERIIARLKMSEDPLSVDSLLVVTFTEKAANEMRERIGRELKKSLEKDPDNKHLKKQLYLLNKASISTLHSFCLETLKHYFYYLDIDPGFAVGNDYDVKLLRHQVMEEFLEDKYAKGETLFYQLVDSYGGDKGDEHLKKMVLTLHNFSRSYPQPYKWLEQVKKHFQIEDDMALKDTTFFIAIKDEIENSLTRAIKNIESALKLCDEPAGPYKYAEQLEDELKKIKEFKHLVSSDFNWDLLTEKFASFTFTKLPRITKQDAVDENLKKEVKDVLRDSAKSELEELKKRYFARNQKELLEDLKAVGPLVCELVDMVKQLDERFKHAKKNLGIMDFSDLESYTYELLTEYPKVAEELREQYTQVMVDEYQDINEVQNAIIEELTGKEPDHPDLFMVGDVKQSIYRFRMAEPGLFLSKYNNYLNDNDEGIVIELQDNFRSASNVIRGVNYLFENIMEKKLSGLTYDDTVKLKASGPKREEFSDKKIITDNTEVHLLEKNTDEEYDEQDSEREAYLIASKIIELMEEGYQVFDKKLRDYRPIQYQDCVILSRKTKEQAEQVASIFQKLEIPLYAELDTGYFATQEIQVMLSLLKIIDNPRQEIPLAGVLRSPLIGLTGDELMSIRLTNKYGDYYDALLKASGKIKCEENDQQFISDDLKEKLANFLDNLERWRTVSREKALSELIWDIYQTTGYLDYVAGFSSGRERQANLWSFYDRALQFDSFTQSGLVKFLNFIEKLIEQDFDLGKAKAVSENENVVRFMSIHKSKGLEFPLVFIMGLGKDFNFLDQYGDLLLHKDYGLGPKLVDLNKRIKFPTVAHHAISGCLQSETLAEEMRVLYVAMTRAEEKLYLVGSEKNVRDKLAVRKDPSSAKCYLDWILPNLHDESELDYQIWDEIPIINQSTENKRQWKSHLNFCLEKEPIDNTEDYQVTTSLSNKELKNRLNFSYPYKEVTQLPGKMSVTEIAKRNTLSKETMSETAATSITKKAANQPNFMKEEHGLTGAEKGTSVHLAFQHLPLDEDITSIEFISSYLDHLVNKEILSIKERESISEESITKFFESNLGEKILNKPDNLVREMPFTIGIPADQVYTQLEECNEIVVVQGVIDFLFWDNGSYYLIDFKTDKLYSKNISKELNKLAERYRTQIEVYRRAINEIYGDHSGNSFLYHVPSSNWIEISY
- a CDS encoding phage holin family protein, whose protein sequence is MLRLVVRFIISALVLMVLSFILPGFAVVGFGSALLAAVVIALLSQGAEYLIGENASPNGRGVVSFIVAAIVIYMAQFIVTDMSVGILGAMLAAFAIGIVDIFVPTKLR